Proteins encoded within one genomic window of Marasmius oreades isolate 03SP1 chromosome 4, whole genome shotgun sequence:
- a CDS encoding uncharacterized protein (BUSCO:EOG09261HZD), whose protein sequence is MAPLFLGFDLSTQQLKAVVVQEDCTIIHESSVHFDNDLPSYGTVNGAIKGPDDGEVTSPVAMWLDAFDLLMERMKKADLDFASITAISGAGQQHGSVYWSQGATDILATLDPSENLSSQLSPRAFSYQKAPIWQDSSTTRECQEIEDAIGGPQELADISGSRAYHRFTGTQIARIRRMFPEVYQATSRVSLVSSFIPSLFLGTIAPIEISDASGMNLMDVLSCKWDDRLLKICGGTELRSKLGPEPAAGGSFLGKISSWWTQRWGFNPDCIIAPFTGDNPATVAALSFPGDALLSLGTSTTFLLSIPPADSPPKRFTTSHLLSHPTDAPHAQIAMLCYKNGALAREQVRDQYAEKDWSRYNALLEATSPGADGHLGIYFPLPEIIPPGVQGNYFFKTSTLPPVPVNADAIPSNAHPRMILESQFLSIKSRIAAILPPDSPPLQRLVVTGGSSANQTIRQLAADLFNMKVYVSKTKEAAGMGGALLAKFAWWKAQDANSLGTFEEMIAQSGSEALNHKCVAEPRLDRDVYERLVEPYRSCEDAAIRLWAGQST, encoded by the exons ATGGCACCTCTGTTTCTCGGATTCGATTTGTCCACTCAGCAGCTCAAGGCCGTTGTAGTCCAAGAAGACTGTACGATTATCCACGAGTCCTCGGTTCACTTCGATAACGATCTTCCAAGCTATGGGACAGTCAATGGTGCTATCAAGGGTCCGGACGATGGAGAAGTCACCTCTCCTGTTGCAATGTGGTTGGATGCCTTCGATCTCTTGatggagaggatgaagaaagcGGACTTGGATTTTGCTTCGATTACAGCTATATCTGGTGCCGGCCAG CAACATGGATCAGTCTACTGGTCGCAAGGCGCGACAGATATATTGGCCACACTTGATCCATCCGAAAACCTCTCTTCACAGTTGTCACCGCGAGCTTTTTCGTATCAGAAGGCACCAATATGGCAAGATTCTTCGACAACCAGAGAATGCCAGGAAATTGAAGATGCTATTGGAGGTCCTCAGGAACTAGCTGACATCTCAGGTAGTCGAGCGTATCATAGGTTCACGGGTACCCAGATTGCCAGA ATCCGCCGTATGTTCCCAGAGGTGTATCAAGCCACCTCTCGTGTTTCCCTTGTGTCGTCGTTCATTCCGTCGTTATTTCTTGGTACCATCGCACCTATCGAAATATCGGATGCTAGTGGAATGAACTTAATGGATGTTCTTAGTTGCAAATGGGACGATAGACTCCTCAAAATCTGTGGCGGCACAGAACTCCGTTCAAAACTCGGTCCGGAACCCGCGGCAGGCGGGAGTTTCCTCGGAAAAATTAGCTCCTGGTGGACTCAAAGATGGGGCTTCAATCCAG ACTGTATCATCGCACCTTTCACTGGAGACAATCCAGCCACCGTAGCAGCTCTCTCCTTCCCTGGCGATGCTCTACTCTCCCTGggaacttccacaacattcTTACTGTCCATCCCGCCTGCCGATTCTCCCCCGAAAAGATTTACGACGTCCCATCTCCTATCCCATCCCACAGATGCGCCGCATGCACAAATCGCTATGCTTTGTTACAAGAATGGTGCTCTCGCTCGAGAGCAGGTCCGTGATCAGTATGCTGAGAAGGATTGGTCCAGATACAATGCACTCCTCGAAGCAACGTCTCCAGGTGCTGACGGACATCTGGGAATATATTTCCCGTTACCAGAAATCATCCCACCCGGAGTCCAAGGCAATTACTTTTTCAAGACGTCTACCTTACCCCCAGTCCCGGTGAATGCCGATGCGATCCCAAGCAATGCCCATCCAAGAATGATTTTGGAATCCCAATTCCTCTCCATCAAGTCCCGCATCGCAGCCATCCTTCCTCCCGATTCGCCTCCTCTACAACGGTTGGTCGTCACGGGTGGATCCTCCGCCAACCAAACCATTCGACAGCTCGCTGCAGATCTGTTCAATATGAAAGTCTATGTCAGTAAGACTAAGGAAGCTGCTGGAATGGGTGGCGCCCTTCTTGCGAAGTTTGCCTGGTGGAAAGCTCAGGACGCCAATAGCTTGGGAACTTTTGAGGAAATGATTGCACAGAGCGGAAGCGAAGCACTGAACCACAAGTGTGTTGCTGAACCGCGACTTGACCGCGATGTCTATGAGCGTCTGGTTGAGCCGTACCGATCTTGTGAAGACGCGGCTATTCGATTGTGGGCTGGTCAGAGTACTTGA
- a CDS encoding uncharacterized protein (BUSCO:EOG09264ZI5), whose amino-acid sequence MTTRLRHRPQTEDEDAAALKLGPEFNNAGCLLISEVKYLLENRDKDAPDTAVYNKTLEYVKTFTKFNTTDSASAVRETLRREPALTQFETAQIANLCPADAEEAKSVIPSLVKIDDDRLQALLDEIQTMRKFQS is encoded by the exons ATGACTACACGACTTCGCCATCGTCCACAGaccgaggatgaggatgctGCTGCGTTGAAACTCGGACCAG AGTTCAATAATGCCGGTTGCTTGCTCATATCAGAAGTCAAATATCTGCTGGAAAATCGAGACAAGGACGCCCCCGATACTGC TGTTTATAACAAAACTTTGGAGTACGTCAAGACCTTCACGAAATTCAATACTACAGACTCGGCCAGCGCAGTTCGAGA GACATTACGAAGGGAGCCAGCTCTCACACAGTTCGAGACAGCTCAGATCGCCAATCTGTGCCCAGCGGACGCAGAGGAAGCCAAAAGTGTGATTCCTAG CCTAGTGAAGATAGATGACGACCGGTTACAAGCACTACTTGACGAGATTCAGACTATGCGTAAATTCCAATCGTAA
- a CDS encoding uncharacterized protein (BUSCO:EOG092630YS), with the protein MSSTEQLLTQADAASKTDTRRAESLYKQILSLQKPSPTEGDERLVQTLRDQETALVKLGQLYRDQKNAKGVAEIITQSRTFMSSTAKAKTAKLIRTLLDYFNTIPGSQDVQMTTLKENIEWAKREKRVFLKHSLETRLASLQLEVQQYKPALALIDSLLTELRRLDDKMILTEVHLLESRVYRGIGNLAKAKAALTSSRTAANSIYCPPHLQAALDLQSGILHAEDKDYTTAYSYFFEAFESFSSQGDDDGKALGALKYMLLCKVMLNLPEDVTSLLSIKLAVKYAQLREVESMRAVARAHQDRNLADFEKALKEYKNELSSDPTIRSHLSDLYDALLQQNLLRIIEPYSVVDVEFIAESVGQGRQSVETKLSQMILDKVFHGVLDQGRGCLLVYDEPKPDNMYGTAIETLGEVSKVVESLYDKTVTIA; encoded by the exons aTGTCATCAACAGAACAACTTCTTACACAAGCAGACGCTGCCTCAAAAACGGATACTCGACGTGCAGAATCTCTCTACAAGCAAATTCTCTCTCTTCAAAAACCATCACCAACTGAGGGCGATGAACGATTGGTGCAAACGCTACGAGATCAAGAGACGGCGTTGGTAAAACTTGGGCAACTTTATCGCGATCAGAA GAATGCAAAGGGTGTAGCCGAAATAATAACACAATCTCGGACTTTTATGTCCTCCACTGCAAAGGCGAAGACAGCCAAACTTA TTCGAACCCTGCTCGACTACTTCAACACCATTCCGGGCAGTCAAGATGTGCAGATGACCACCCTGAAAGAGAATATCGAGTGGGCTAAACGAGAGAAGCGAGTTTTCTTGAAGCATAGTTTGGAGACAAGATTAGCGAGCTT ACAACTCGAAGTACAGCAATACAAGCCTGCGCTAGCCCTCATTGATTCCTTACTCACTGAGCTTAGACGACTTGACGATAAGATGATATTGACTGAAGTCCACCTTCTGGAGAGTAGAGTGTATCGAGGGATAGGAAATCTGGCGAAGGCCAAG GCAGCTCTTACATCCTCTCGCACAGCCGCAAACTCGATATATTGTCCGCCTCATCTACAAGCCGCACTCGACCTCCAATCCG GAATCTTACACGCTGAAGACAAAGATTACACCACTGCCTATTCCTACTTCTTCGAggctttcgaaagcttcTCTTCGCAAGGTGACGATGATGGCAAAGCGCTCGGAGCCCTCAAGTATATGCTTCTCTGCAAGGTCATGCTGAACTTG CCAGAAGACGTAACGTCACTGCTTTCAATCAAACTTGCCGTGAAGTACGCGCAACTGCGTGAAGTCGAGAGTATGCGCGCTGTGGCTCGCGCACATCAAGATCGAAATCTTGCAGATTTTGAGAAGGCGCTCAAAGAATACAAAAATG AGCTCTCCTCCGATCCGACAATCCGCTCGCACCTCTCCGATCTCTACGACGCGTTACTTCAACAGAATCTATTGAGGATAATAGAACCTTACTCTGTCGTAGACGTTGAATTCATCGCCGAATCTGTGGGACAAGGCCGACAAAGTGTCGAGACTAA ACTCTCCCAGATGATTCTCGATAAGGTTTTCCATGGGGTATTAGATCAAGGCCGGGGATGTCTCCTTGTCTATGATGAGCCCAAACCCGAC AACATGTACGGTACAGCTATTGAGACATTAGGAGAAGTAAGCAAGGTCGTGGAATCACTGTACGACAAG ACCGTGACTATCGCGTAG
- a CDS encoding uncharacterized protein (MEROPS:MER0014418), with protein sequence MTFTSNTDSSVGCFGRLFKRRKAGTRPRAATSPSSLSSPSSSESKTEKFDKNQCFCPTCDFSFAEETAWWPSESKASLPPYESHFVQDNLSGAPYINHTLGILERKLRDLSMQLHEHPETQFQEKFAHDLLTSFMEDHGFKVSKQYLGLSTAWRAEYTHGKGGRVMGINSEMDALTGLGHACGHNLIAISGCGVAIALKAALEATNTPGKIILLGTPAEETGGGKIILLERGGYDEMDMCIMSHPGPGPSHSFDVGSTNAMQNIEIEYFGKSAHAGAAPWEGTNALDAAFLAYSSISVLRQQMKPGYRVHGVIQGKDWLPNVIPDYAKLKWIVRAPTHTELQVLAEKILNCFRAAALATSCEMTIKTDAPYYELNQNPALSKQFETVIKDQYRMETTCRGSTASTDFGNVCHRIPSLHPMYAIPTEPNGGNHTPAFARSAATEEAHEATMIVTNALALTAFRAMRDEAFFQEVIQSFNA encoded by the exons ATGACTTTCACATCGAACACCGATAGCTCAGTAGGATGTTTTGGTCGCCTTTTCAAGCGTCGGAAAGCGGGTACGCGTCCTCGGGCAGCTACATCCCCCTCTTCCCTCTCCTCTCCGAGCAGTAGTGAGAGTAAGACTGAAAAG TTCGACAAAAACCAATGCTTTTGTCCAACCTGTGACTTCTCGTTCGCTGAAGAAACCGCTTGGTGGCCCTCTGAATCGAAAGCATCATTACCTCCCTACGAGTCTCACTTCGTGCAGGATAACCTCTCGGGAGCCCCGTATATTAACCACACACTCGGAATACTTGAACGCAAACTCCGGGACCTCAGCATGCAACTCCACG AGCATCCCGAAACTCAATTCCAAGAAAA GTTTGCTCATGATCTATTGACTTCTTTCATGGAGGATCATGGGTTCAAGGTTTCAAAACAATACCTGGGTCTTTCTACCGCCTGGAGAGCAGAATACACCCACGGTAAAGGCGGAAGGGTGATGGGAATTAATTCAG AGATGGATGCATTAACTGGCCTAGGCCATGCCTGCGGTCACAATCTCATCGCAATTAGCGGGTGTGGGGTGGCGATTGCACTGAAGGCGGCTCTAGAAGCTACCAATACACCGGGGAAGATAATTCTGTTGGGCACTCCAG CTGAAGAAACAGGTGGAGGAAAGATTATTCTACTCGAGCGTGGTGGATACGATGAGATGGATATGTGTATCAT GTCACATCCTGGCCCCGGGCCCTCTCATTCCTTTGACGTGGGATCTACCAATGCTATGCAAAACATCGAAATCGAGTATTTTGGGAAAAG CGCACACGCAGGAGCTGCACCATG GGAAGGAACGAACGCACTTGACGCGGCTTTTCTGGCGTATTCGAGTATTTCCGTACTTCGGCAACAAATGAAGCCCGGCTACCGTGTCCACGGTGTCATTCAAGGAAAAGACTGGCTTCCGAATG TTATTCCAGACTATGCAAAATTGAAGTGGATAGTCCGAGCACCGACTCACACGGAACTTCAAGTCCTTGCGGAGAAAATCTTGAACTGCTTCAG AGCTGCAGCTTTAGCAACTTCCTGTGAGATGACGATCAAAACAGACGCACCCTACTATGAATTGAACCAGAACCCCGCCCTTT CGAAACAATTTGAAACCGTTATTAAGGACCAGTACCGGATGGAAACAACTTGCCGGGGCTCCACAGCATCCACAGACTTT GGAAATGTTTGTCATC GGATACCATCACTGCATCCAATGTATG CGATACCCACCGAGCCCAACGGGGGAAACCACACACCTGCTTTTGCCCGCTCAGCAGCGACCGAAGAAGCGCATGAAGCTACTATGATTGTGACTAATGCACTCGCACTTACTGCTTTCCGTGCAATGCGCGACGAGGCATTCTTCCAAGAA GTTATACAATCCTTCAATGCATAA
- a CDS encoding uncharacterized protein (CAZy:AA7) yields MQARTFLLLLQLAGLGRCLLRDDLQAAGVTAFYPGGSGYDAASQTFNRRYTFKPAAVAFPTSSRQVSDAVKAGAVNNLKVVARSGGHNYIANGLGGKDGSLVLDLSQLKKITFDSATNTALIEPGNRLGDIALALNEHGRAIPHGRCTYVGVGGHAAGGGFGFISRMWGLNLDVVKAAEIVLPNGTITTVSSDQNPDLYWGIRGAASSFGIITALTFTTYPVPTSSVIFRYGWVFDIDGATNAFESFQNFVDKGIPAELGGELVITRGPSTGRVGVEFFGAYWGPLSSFNATVAPYLATQPSPTSQTISSGNWLEGLEVLLYGALNTSTAPDPLDTFYAKSIMSPEAEPITKDAARSFFTYLANEGFASNTSWFVEIELYGGSNSAINRVPFDATAFAHRDTRFNFQLYASSSNSAPPYPASGFTFVDGMASSIISEMPHDWDYGAYINYPDDRLQDWERLYYGAHWSRLTALKRSVDPQDVYGFPLSVEE; encoded by the exons ATGCAGGCTCGAACTTTCCTTCTGCTTCTGCAACTTGCAGGGCTGGGTCGATGCTTACTACGAGACGATCTTCAAGCAGCGGGAGTAACGGCATTCTATCCCGGAGGTTCTGGGTACGATGCAGCCAGCCAAACCT TTAACCGCAGATATACTTTCAAACCTGCTGCCGTCGCATTCCCCACCAGCTCCCGACAAGTCTCAGACGCTGTCAAAGCTGGCGCTGTAAACAATCTGAAGGTAGTGGCTCGAAGTGGAGGG CATAACTATATCGCGAATGGGCTCGGAGGCAAAGATGGTTCATTAGTCCTGGACTTGAGccaattgaagaaaatcacGTTCGATTCAGCAACTAACACGGCTCTGATTGAACCCGGAAACAGACTTGGAGATATCGCCTTGGCTTTGAATGAACACGGACGAGCGATACCTCACGGAAGGTGTACGTATGTTGGCGTAGGCGGACACGCAG CGGGAGGAGGCTTTGGTTTTATTTCACGAATGTGGGGTCTGAATCTCGATGTTGTCAAGGCCGCAGAGATAGTTCTTCCCAATGGAACTATCACCACTGTATCTTCGGATCAGAACCCAGACTTATATTGG GGAATCCGAGGCGCCGCATCATCGTTCGGTATCATCACTGCGCTCACATTCACTACCTATCCGGTTCCCACTTCATCCGTAATCTTTCGATACGGCTGGGTGTTTGATATCGACGGTGCCACAAATGCATTTGAATCTTTCCAGAACTTTGTCGACAAGGGGATTCCTGCAGAACTTGGAGGCGAGCTGGTCATCACGCGAGGACCGTCCACTGGTCGAGTCGGTGTTGAATTTTTTGGCGCATACTGGGGACCTCTCAGTTCTTTCAACGCGACTGTAGCTCCTTACCTCGCAACCCAACCGAGTCCTACCAGTCAGACCATAAGTAGTGGTAACTGGCTAGAGGGATTAGAGGTCTTGTTGTATGGCGCGTTGAACACAAGTACCGCACCCGACCCATTGGATACATTCTATGCAAAATCGATAATGTCGCCCGAAGCTGAGCCTATCACGAAGGATGCCGCTCGATCATTTTTCACTTATCTTGCAAACGAGGGATTCGCATCGAACACC AGCTGGTTCGTTGAGATAGAGTTATACGGAGGCAGCAATTCTGCTATCAACCGGGTACCTTTTGACGCGACTGCTTTCGCGCACAGGGATACTCGGTTCAATTTCCAACTTTACGCCTCGTCGTCGAATAGCGCTCCTCCATACCCAGCCTCTGGTTTTACGTTTGTCGATGGAATGGCTTCGAGTATAATCTCAGAAATGCCGCACGATTGGGATTATGG CGCTTATATCAACTACCCGGATGATAGACTGCAGGATT GGGAGAGACTCTACTATGGCGCGCATTGGTCTCGGCTTACGGCTTTGAAACGATCTGTAGATCCCCAGGATGTTTACGGCTTCCCCCTTTCTGTTGAGGAGTAA